Below is a genomic region from Eupeodes corollae chromosome 1, idEupCoro1.1, whole genome shotgun sequence.
ttatatcgCCAATCTGacagacaacaaaaatatgttatgtcaaaatattgtattacTACATTATTAAGATTTTAATTACCCTTGtcaaggtttatttttaaatgaatttgaataaaatcttttctaatctaatctaatctaaataAGATCGTATGATCGGTACGCTTACGCATGTGATATATACACCtagtccaaaaagtcttcgTCATtcagctttctttttgttgattctgagataaaatatttactataacaatttattaaaaacagatttctaaaaatcacaatcacagtttttttggttttacatttattcctagtactttttaaaaaaaaaaaaaaaaaaaccactaaaATTAGGATGCTGTACAGAGACTTTTTGGACAATGCATATGTATGTTGGGCCCGACATCAAACCAGTTTATAACGCCAGCTAATAATATTAGCACTGTTATTTTTGATGAATATCGTCTTTGTTTATAAGAatataagaattttttattcattacaCTTGTCACTTATATTATCCAACTCCCATTGTTTACTACACACAAATCGAGCCTTTTCCGCCAATTTATCGTAAAcgctaaaataaatgttatagtTAACGACAAATGAAAAGCTTACTACTGGTCCTTGAAACAACATGTATCCATAGTCAGTActgcaaaataattaattatgcttaagttTAGACATGACAATAGCCTTCAATGCCCTATGTGTTACTaccaaattttaagaattaagctgtcttttttatacaaaatgtcgcttacgataaaacGGTGGGAAGGGCTTTAAATATTCCTAAGGTCGTACACTTCACAATATATAATTATTCTGTATGGTCTCGGGTCTTATTATCTCCTTTATTATTCTATGATCTTGTTGTTAACAGTTTATGTACcaatttttgaacttatattacctgtactttattttttgaaaaaaaatattcagcttAACACTCATGCACTTTTTACGAATTATTTTAGTTACGGTCTCGCCAATTTAGCCTACCAGTCTCTTAAGGATCAAAGTGAAGATCAATGTATTATTTTACtaggtaaataaaataaactgctATTGACAAATAAGTCTTTTAATGACtacaattattgtttattatagGCGAAAGTGGTGCGGGGAAAACGGAATCATTTAAAATGGTTGTAAATTTTCTCACTCACATACAGGATGCCCAAAAAAACAGCAAACTAAAATGTCCTTTGGCTGCGTCAAGGCGTCGAACTTCCAGCAGTTGCTCAGGAAGTTATGTTGCATGTCCTAGTTCACGAATATCAACTCCAAAGAAACAATCTTCCCAACACACAACCGCAACAAATGAGTCATTGTTAAGAGCACGAGCAGAAAGTAGTGATCGTTCATCCAGAGTAAATAAATATgtccttctttttttcttcctgtaaaacaaattttatattgttatgTTTGTCTTCCCTTAGAGAAACATACGCGAAAAAGTTGTTGACTTTGATTTTTCCCATCACAAGAGTACAGAAAATTTTGACGAAATCATGCCCCATCGTCAAGAAAGAACATCCATCATTTCAACGACTGTACCAACAAAATCCTGTTTCAAACACAACTACAATGAAGTTTCTTTGAATCGACAAAAATCCGATAAAATCTTATGTGATGCGTCGACCAATGTTTCGATGGGAATATTAAGTTCTGGCTCCAATTGCGATTCAAGCTCATATAATGTTGCACTAAAAGGATCGCCGTACAACAACCCGAGTTCAACATCGACTGGTTGCCGATTGTGTGGTCACAATAAATGCACCCGACAACGTAGTTTTGAAGTTGAAGAGAAGGCATGTAGCAGCAGTGGCAATTCGATATCTTATAAAATGAAAGCCGATGTTAAAATGAGAGGCAGTTGTTCGAGTTTAATTCGGCAACATTCGAATGAAAGTTCTACAAGTAAAGATTTTATTCCTAGCTCGACAATAAGTTCGTCGAGAATATCTCTCTTTGATGCTCACCGGCTGAGTCAAATGTATGGAGagaatttaaaagcaaacaaaaatctatCGGCAACAAACATTTTAACCCAGTGTAGAAATCCAAGAATGTGGGAATGTGTAACGTGTGCAGATGTGTTCTTAGAAGCTATGGGCAAtgcaacaactttaaaaaataacaactcaAGTAGATATGTAAGTGTGAcgaaatactttttaaatacatttggattttttatttgaattggtattttctttttagggtaaattttttgatattgaaattgACTTCAAAGGAGATCCTATAGGAATTCATATAACGCATTGTAAGTatagttttctgtttttaaagaaaataataattattaacagACAGTATTTGTATATGAATTTGAATCGTTtgatcaatcaatcaatcgGACTTATTTGTTACAGCTTATTCCTAAAAAAGAATGAACCAATAAGAGAACCAGAAAAAATACCTAACATTAGCATTAAAACAGTGAACATCCCTCCGAACAAAAAATTCCATCCTGTAGGATCTTATTTTCAACACTTTTTCGAACACAATTCGTTTGTTTCGTCAATGGAGGCTTCTAAAAGATTAATGTTTGCTGTGTTATCAGCATAAATAATCATTTTCTGAAAAAGTAGTCGTATCACACGAAGGAGGTTGACAATTCCCAGCTGCATTTCTTGAGTTGTTCGGTCCCCAAACGTAGTGATGTTGCACCCATTTGTTGAAGTTTCTTTTCTTCCAAATGATTTGCAAAGATATGTAACGTTCATGACTCATGGTAATTTAGGTACCTTTCttggatttaaaaacaaaaggggCGATGATTTCTATTTAATGAAACCGCAGATAAAAGTGATTTTTTGGGATGCAATGCTGTCTCATTGAGGTTGTGGTCATTTCACAAACCACAATTCTACTGGTTTGTGTGCTTGTTAAGCCTCATTACTGAAGATGATTTGACATAGAAAATGAGTTCAATTCCCAGAATTTGTTTCAGTGTAGCTTTTTTcatgttaatttataaattgatttaaaagtgCATAAAATGTACAACAAAGGACTTTCCAAGCTGGTTCCTCTTCATTCATACGAGCTAGGTGTCCAGCCCACCAGAGCCTACCGAGCTCAATTTTTGTCACATTATCAGCTTTGACATAGATTGCATATAGTCCTTGATCCTTGAGAATCTTCCTTTCTCACATAAGGGGCCAACAATTTTCGGCAAGAACTTCCGCCTAATAGGTCGGAGTGCCTCTTACTAAGCACCCAGATATCGGACCCATATGAAAGTACTGGCAGACCATCGCCCTGTTCAGCAGCAGCTTGAAGTTATGGTAAAGTTCcttgatttcaaaatactttGACAGGCTTAAGTAAGCTCTGTTGGTTTTGAGCAACCGACCACGTATTTCTTCTTCTATGTTGTTATCGGCTGCTATTAATGACCCAAGGTATTTGAAGGATTGCACTATTTGTCTGACCAATTGGTCTTCTCGCAGTCGACGCcaccatgtactttgtttttccttcaCTAATGTTCAGCCTCAGATTTTGTGCTGCCGGCTAGAACTGGGTGAAGGTATCGTGTGCAGCTTGTTTAGTTTTCTGCGTAAGCCAGTATCTGGCTGGCCCTGGTGACGACTGTCCGTCTTGTAGGCGTGCCAGAGTCAAATATTGCTTTCTCTAATACcagattgaaaattattattaattttattaaatggtaaataaatttaaaaaaaaaaattaaatagagttttcaatttttaaattcgtcattaatatttttaaaaagatggtgCAAGTTTTGGTTTGATAGTTTTGCGCGGGTTGAAGAGACTGTTGGACAGGAAAGAAGGTGGGTCATTGTAAAAGTGGAGTTATCCTCTCAGAGATGGCAGAGTAGGGGTGCTTCTTTAATGAACAGGTGTTTGTGTGTAATGTATGAGTGACCCAGTCTGAGCCTGATGTAtagctttagtttttttttaaagatatgttGCTGGGATAGATTGCTCTGTCCCTGTTTggatttagatttttgtatgaGTGGTTGTAATTTGTCCAagattcttttcttttgaacttCCAGTTTCCTAGAAGAAAATTGGTAGTATCTTTTTGATTGTGTTGAAAAGAGGCTTTTAATGGTTCTTTTTTCGCTGATTTGGCTTCTGCGATAGCTGCTTCGTTGCCATTGATTCCAACGTGGCCGGGAATCAAGATGATTTTGTAAGTTTCGAGATTTAGGATGAGTCTTATTATTTCTACTATTTCAATCGATTTCGAAATGTTTTCGAAATATGGTCGTTTTTCTTTTCTGGGAGTGTGTTATCGCTTGGTATATAGCAAATGCTTCGGCAGTACAAGTGGATGTGTGCGAGGATAATAGCTCTTTCGAGACAACGCAACTGTTGGCGCAAACATCAGCAAACGAGGTGTTCGTGTCTCCTTTGGATGCGTCTGTAAATAGTAGTTTCCATCCAAGAGAtgtcttgaaaaagttttttgtacATATCATCAGAGGTTAAATTGTTTGGATAGTTGCAAAGTTCGGTGTTTATGGTGTTACTTGGAAGGTTCCAAGGTAGTTGGCTATTCTTTGCGTAGTTTTGAATAAAGATGGGAAAATCAAAGTTGTTGATTAGCTTTAGAAGAAGCCACAGTAAGACTGTTTTAGCGTATAGGGCTAGAGGAAAGTATCTTATAggcatttaatttgtattattctttttgtcTTGCCTTAATTAGTGAGTGTTACATCTCTTAACATCTAACAAACTAGTTATTTGCCCCTtggataggtttttttttaccaatgcGTCATTCAAATTATCTCTTTTCCCAATCAAAACAGATCTAAGGCCACAAATGATGTATTTCTATGGAAATACAAAACTAgataattattcaaattataaataaatagattggGTTATTTAAGTTTGAGTTATTAGATAACGTTTCattgtgtaaaaaaaatgaagaaaacggCATTATAGTCAAAAGTATAGTTAAGAGTTTCTTCTTTCAGAAggatttattaacttttttgtaaaggAAATTCGATGAAAATTAGTACAGACTTCGACAATCGACACGTTAAAAGACGTCGTAGAATCCTTTATTAAGAATATAATTCCTATAACAGCTTAAATAAGGTTTGATGTcagcttattttgttttcgtccccaacaaaaatttatttgattttattggagaacctttttaattaatgtagtCTAGTGTCTTAAAATCGACCACCTACCATTGACAACTCATAACTCCATAGTCTATTTAAATATACTTCcatacatatatttcaaaaaacggatttatttattcagttttttgaaataagttttattttccacACCTTCTATGGAAACtatattttccaaaagtatatatcgtcgtcgttcttttaaaactccctaagtccattttttgtgttttgagatatatgaattaaaagtttgaaatcaacatagaatttaaaagattttgggagttttaattctttataatttaaaaatgatgcattGTTAAGTTTAGggagttttgtaaaaatataaaaaaaaaacttagcgtatttttttcatttttgcggAAAATGGACTAAGGGAGTTTTCatagaacgacgacgatattatacatacatttatcgAAATCTGttagatattttttgagaagcTTTAAGCATAAATAAGTACGATAATGGAAACAAGCTATAATAATGCCGAACCCACTATTTATCCTAGTATTATTATATAATTCCAAGACCTGTATTTGATcttcattaaatattaaagacCGGCTTATGTACATACgtaaattcatattattttatttctagcAATCTTTCGCCAATACATGTGTTTATGTTTGAAACAATTTCCGATAAGAGCGTATACATTTCCAGAATAAAAAGAAACGAACATTCTTGTGCGGTCACTGCTAAAATATCAGATCTGCACATGCAACTTGCAATATCTCTTACAGCTGCTTTCAGCATattctgaatattaacctcaCGAACCTTAAgctaaaaagaaagaaaaacaaaagaaatctaTTATTTATGTTCTTTTTAATAAGAGGGATAAAGTTTACCTTTTCTCTAACACATTCAAGTAGTTTTTGCATGTTGTTTGCATTATTCTTCCGGCATAATACCAAATCAGTATTAACGAGCTCTTGTAACTGAGTTCTGGAATTTCTTATTTGATTCTTCACATTGTCAGCTATTGTCTTTGAATTAGTTCGCGCAGTATCAACACACGTGcgcaattttgtttgaatattcagATTCTCCATCGTTACATTGCTCATAAAATGTTGAATACATAGTTTGGTTTTATAGTTAAGCGTTGCTGTGCTTCTCATGCGGGATTCTAGTTGTCTGCTTGTTTTAGCAACTAACTCTTGATTGTACTCCACGACAGTGAGTTGCTTTTGAAAAGAATACTGCATTTGGGAAAGCTGCGcttcaataatttgtatttcatttttgtagtgCGCCGATATATTATCAATAAAATCATCTACTCCTGGTTGCTGTTCAGGAGGTGTAATATCACAGTTTCCATAACAAAAacatatctaaaaatattttttaaatattatttatattgaaaaaacaaaactcatatATTGTAAGTTAACACACCATGGAacttaatatgaaattaataataattaaattaaatgttagaTGATGTTTAGCCATGTCCAAGCTTTAAGATTAACTGAAGAAATAGATTGATCTTAAGTTATTTATAAAAGCAAACTTTATCAATTGTCTTCTTATCTCTTAAAATACTCgggggattttttttaaatgttcacatTGTGATTTATTGATGCAAAAcatgaattcaataaaatacaaataatgactaataaattatttttttatgcaTATTGTAATTCcctcatttgtttatttatttaaaaaaaaaaacattgcactCGTAGACATGTTGGAGAAGGTTTGTTtaacattataaaatattttcattgtagATAAGAATACTACAATTgaataatgtttatattttcagaCCCGCGTTACCCACTTAAATCCTGGAGAAAGGAATTTccatattttttatcaattgttATTGGGTGCTGATGTGcagtttttaagtaattttcttTATTCTATTATATATAACTCACTTAgaatgattattttgttttgttttattttagaatcaTTGAAGCTCTATAGAAATGTTGAGAAATATGAGATTCTAAAGAACACCTCAGCAATTGAAGAGGACCGAAATAATTTTCACTACACAAAGGTAATTTCAGTaaattaatgttcttttttttcattacaatACTGTGTTACAAAAAGTGGTGCAGtcatgttgttattattttggtaatattaTGTTATGTCCCTGATGTGTCCCGTCTTCTGCGCTGGCCACATAAAAGTTGCTGTTTGAAACTTATGGGAAAATTCTTCAGTGATTAGAACATGTGAGACAGGGCTTCTTCGCTAGCCCATTGACTCCAAGGATAAATTGCTTTGGCCGTAAGACAATGATATGTGTTTGGTGGGACCATTGTAGTGTGATGAACTTTAAGTTATTAAAACCCATTCTGAAGGTGAAAACAGATCTATACCGACagcaaattattaatttgaatcTGGAATCTAGATAGAAAAACGGTCGGAATGGACCTGACGACATGGAAACACTATCCTACAACAGGACAACGTACTGTCACATACCGCTTAAGTGGTCAAAAAAACACTAAAGTCATTGAATTAGGAAATATTATCGCACCCGAGTACAGCGAGTACACATCGCCCTGCCCAAATACCAACTTTTTGCATCGATGGGACGCTCAATCGCAGAGCAGCTCTTCGGCAATATTGAAAAAGTCGAAAATGGAACTGTATCAATAACTTGCCAGGAAGATGGGCAAAATGTATAGAATCCAATGGTCAacactttaaatacaaaatgtttgaaattctTTAGAGTgcttcttttaaagaaaaatccgaaaaatttcaacttataCCTTTGGTATAATCTGACACCTTAAGGCATTTCGAACTCAAGCTATAATACGACTATAATGGAGCCAACGTCGTCAGATGCTCAATCAAGAGAACAAAACGTCGAcaagttttcttaaaaccaacctctgacTACTACCTCCTACTTTTACCTTTCCGTGGTCAACATCGGTTGCCTAGTACTTCTGCAAGCTGTGGTTTGCTCTTTTGAAAGTATTGATTCGGAGACGGAGAGATACATTTTGGTTTAGGCTGATGTTAACCCTGATCTGCTAAAATAAGTAAGTTATCAGTGGCTCAGCCTACTATTTGCaaagaaacagaaataaaaactttagcaTGACCTACGAAGAGCCCTTATGTGAATTCCGTTTAACACATTTGTGACATACTGGAGAAAAAGGTAAGGATGCGACCTGCCCTTTCAGACATATTCTGGGTAAATCCATCCGTTGCATCAAATCGGATTCAACGCATGCTCAGCAAATAGTTGATTTGTTGGATGTTCAGGAAAAAATGTTCAACGAGGACTTACgccagacaaaacaaaaataatacatacaGTGTATCGAATTCATATTTGTAAcccttcaaaaaaagttttaatgtttTCCTCATCCAAGATGACTTCAGATACAAAAGTAATAACAAAGTGCAAATTAAGTAAGTTCATGGTTGATatgtttcataaaatttctaTAGTTGgtacaattcatttttttttttttgaaaaatttaaagaatagaTAAAACTACTGTAATACTAtgtcaattttgtattcgtacCCTGTTTTGATTTGAAAGTAATTACAGCTTACAATGGTCTTGGCATTTaccttaccaatttttgtattgtttccgAGGTTATTTTTGTCCATTCATAGAGAATTTTCTCCTTAAGGTCGTTTTTGTTCTTAATGGTGCATTTCCGAATTCTGCGGTCCAGTTCCCATGAATTCTCTATCAGATTAATGTCTGGTGATTGTGGGGAGGTTTCCAAAACCTTACTGCAATTAAAGAGAAGACACATTCGAGTTGCATTCGCTTTATGCTTTGGGTTGTTTTCTAGACTTATTTGCGCAACACTATCTTTCAAATTCGTCTTCAAGACATCGATGTAGATCTTGTGATCCATAATTCCTTTAATTATGTGCAGTTTCCCAACTACAGCTGCTGAAAAACAACCCCATTCCACTACCGACCCACCACCATGTTTAACGGTTCCTCGAGTGTTTTGCGGAAGGGATTCAGTTATTCGGCTTACGCCAAATATTGCCATGAATACTGAACTTTGACTCATCTATGAAAATGACTGTCTGCCAGAGGCCAAAGTCTTCTGCTTTGTATTTTTTGGCGAATACATGTTTAGATCTCATGACATGACTAATAAACGTTTTTTTGCGCGATACTCTTCCGTTGAAACCATGTTTCCGTATACAATTCCTGGACGTTTCAgtgcaaaattgtttttccatgTATTTCATGTACAATTATCCTCTTGTGTTGATAATACTTCTTGTCGTATAGCGAGGCAAGTTTTCAATCCTTAACTAAACAATATGTTTAAGCTAAAGGGTTAAAGACTTTTTAAGGCTGATAGAAGTGATAGAGGAGGAGGTGTTGCAATCTATGTTGGAGACGGTATTTCCTGTAGGATAAATTGTATGTCAAACCCTGGTagtgaaattaaatatatttttttggacatGGTGTGTAGAGAAGATAAACTCTTACTTGGGACGGTCTACAAGCCGAACAGATACGTTGATTTTTCACCCTCGTATATCTCATGGAACAAATAGCTTTGATGTCAACTAAAATTGTCTTGTGTGGAGACATTAAAAGTAATCTTCTACATGAGAGTATATTAATTGACACTATGGGATCTTTTAATATGTCACCGGTAAATGTGCATACGCCAACTCATTTTACAAGTAGTTCCAGTTCGCTCATTGATGTTATTTTCGTTAGTAATATtagtaattttcttttctacGATCAACTTATTGCACCtgctttttcaaaacatgaTCTCATATTTCtaacattaaatttcaatatatgattgttagtgcgttggactggcatgccagaggtcttgggttcgattcctgcctatgccatctaaataCTGTTTGTTAAGAAACAAAGTTGTTTGCAAGATACGCtcagaaaagtcaaaattttttaaaagtcgccTTAATTTGGCAATGAATCGCCGAAAACTGTGGAACAACCTACGCGAGGTCGGAATTGGCAACATCGATAGTAGTAAGTTGAACAAACCATTTTTAACCTTGCCCGGTACGTCCTCGCTTAATCGTAATGCTGTAATAAATGAAGATCATATCTCTGATACTGTGCCTAGGTTTGAATTTTCTGGGATAAATTgtactgacgttgttgaaagttttatgtTGGTGAAGTCGAATGCGGTTGGAGTTGATGGTGTAGACCCTGTATTTATTCGAGCTTTACTTCCCTTGATTTTGCCTTACGTCACACACGTGTTTAACACTGTATTAATAAGTGTCATCTTTCCCAAGCTCGTTAGAAGTTAGCAAAAATAATTCCTGTACCCAAAACTTCCAATGGCAAAGAGTTTCGTCCAATTTTCTTACTTCCCTTTCTCTCCAAGGTCTTCGAAAGGATTATGCAAAAGCAAATAAGTATACATCTTAGTGGAGCCAATTTACTGACACCTTTTCAGTCTGGTTTTCGTGGTAAGCATAGCTGTACGACAGTACTAATCACTGTGACTAAAGACCTAAGGCAAGCTATTGATGTTGATAAGGTGAGTTTTTTGGTtctattggatttttcaaaagcttttgacacAATTGACCACTCATTCTTATACGTAAGCTAAAacaccaatttaatttttcgtctTCTGCAACAAATCTGGTACTTTCATATCTAAGTGATAGAAAGCAGGCTGTATCCGTCTCCAATACGCTCTCTCCATTTGCCAGACTTGAAAGGTGTTCCGCAAGGTTCGATTTTGGGTCCGATTCTTTTTTCACTTTATATAAATGAACTgccatctattttgaagtcctcCCTCACACACATATATGCAGATGATGTGCAACTTTATTTGAGTAGTTCGCttgctcttattgaaaattgcaCCCACAACACAAACCAGGACCTTCAAAGCATTCACAAATAGTGCCTGAAAATGGCCTGTTCTTAAACCCCACCAATACTAAATGCTTAGTTATTTCTAAACGGTCTCTGGATCTCTCTTATTTCCCTCGATTAATGCTTGATAATGCCACTATTGAATTTGTAGAGACAGCTAAGAATCTTGGAGTAGTTTTTAACAGGTCGTTATCATGGAAAAATCACATTAATACTACTGTTGGTAAGGTATATGGAGCTCACAACACATAACAACACATAACGCCTACAAATACTAAAAAGATGCTAGCAAAAGCATTGATCATCCCTTTACTCACGCATGGTTGTGAAATCTATTGTAACTGTGATGCTGATACTAGACGAAAACTTACAGTTGCGTTCAACAACACAATAATATTAGTATATTGTCTAAAAAGGTATGACCATATATCATCAACAACACAATAATATTAGTATATTGTCTAAAAAGGTATGACCATATATCTGGCTTTGCTAACTTTTTATGCAATATGCAGTTCAAGCATTTTCTTCACTACCGAacccttcttcttctttttaaccTTATGCAGACGCTTCAACCACAGTACCTTTTTTAAAGATTACAATTCCCAATTTCTAATAGATCACATACACTTATTATCCCACGACATTCATGCCTTACATCCGATCGACAATTCTTTGTCAACGCCATTCGCCTTTGGAACTCCTTTCCAAGAGATATAAAAagacttgaaaatgttaaaatatttgaaaacaaacttaaactcTACTTTTCTTCGTCTTAGTTATTTGTGAGGTTTTacctttaattatttaatttaaatcaatggTGATACCAATTAAATTAAACTGCTCAGTTTTGTCcattaaaatgtaatttctatTTTGTAATTTTGCATATACTTGCTTGctattgtattaaattaaagttagctttctttatcaaatttgtacatatttaagttttcactttttaataagatattgtatcttaatgTGTATAGCCTATCACTGaattaaataaactaaactaaatccGTTTGGCAACTTATAACTAAGCGTACGtatcatttttaacattttagcaTTTACTTAGTAAATGATTCTTACCAACtaagaaaatttgataaaatatatcAACCATGAATACACACTTAACATGCATGGGGTATTATTGTCCTACATCAATCTATTTAGGATTAAATCGTTAAAtaatggtttaatttttttgtctgttttgaTATAAAGTATTTACATTTACGTCAAAAGTGCGCCACTTGTTTTTGTTACTCAGTTTATAAATACACTCTTTTCTACATAACTATCTCTTTTGAGGTTTAAATGCCCTATTCCTTTATTgagacaaaaactaaattttatgttaaaagtcttaaattagcaaagattttaatttaagtataatCATCAATCATAAACCGATCGTATGAACAATACAATTTTCGTTGTTTTGATAAACAAATGAAACATTAATTCGGATGTTTAAACACTTAAAACAACAGATATTAAATACAAGAAACAAATGTCTTAGTTAACTCATTTATAATAATCTCTAAAATGCATATTCTACTTTCAGAAATCGCTCGAAGTTCTCGGCTTACACTCAGATGAGATCACGTCGATGTTTCGCATTATAGCTGTCGTACTGAAGTTAGGAAATTTTATCTTTGTACCAATAACTAATATAGACGGCACCGAAGGCTGTCAGGTTTCCAATGATTACGGtaatataaataagtttttaaaatttaaatattaacgtactaaatataaatttgtatttgtttttttttttttgtcttttatagAATTACAGGAAACCGCTCAGTTACTTAATCTAG
It encodes:
- the LOC129938528 gene encoding uncharacterized protein LOC129938528, which encodes MAKHHLTFNLIIINFILSSMICFCYGNCDITPPEQQPGVDDFIDNISAHYKNEIQIIEAQLSQMQYSFQKQLTVVEYNQELVAKTSRQLESRMRSTATLNYKTKLCIQHFMSNVTMENLNIQTKLRTCVDTARTNSKTIADNVKNQIRNSRTQLQELVNTDLVLCRKNNANNMQKLLECVREKLKVREVNIQNMLKAAVRDIASCMCRSDILAVTAQECSFLFILEMYTLLSEIVSNINTCIGERLLEIK